Proteins from a genomic interval of Procambarus clarkii isolate CNS0578487 chromosome 45, FALCON_Pclarkii_2.0, whole genome shotgun sequence:
- the LOC123751758 gene encoding uncharacterized protein: MITVQEKRGAPARGFTVRDLLQLHDAPTTCPDAVDDDSPPEVPASPDAGPQSAVQAAADSTEQAAAVLTPPDEDMEALEVDDCAEEDMEASGRKRKRRILFSKAQTYELERRFRQQRYLSAPEREHLASLLDLTPTQIKIWFQNHRYKTKKMIRERGLEGPLPPLGSSLGSFSQSLRCLAPMAALTRTDNTITSPAHRLPDYLLPGDRIPGLECHAPPLLPLGLHHAQFPGLLPFLPVCPFPPPSLPTSSLLAQATNPLRASLTSLASLTSPTTSLTSSTSPFVPPTSVAEATTLSSASRSAAEATQELTRVLSLARPTSLRAEGVCW; this comes from the exons GTGCAGGAGAAGCGAGGAGCACCAGCACGGGGCTTCACCGTCAGGGACCTGCTCCAGCTGCACGATGCCCCCACCACCTGCCCTG ATGCTGTTGACGATGACTCTCCCCCCGAGGTGCCCGCCAGCCCTGACGCAGGGCCGCAGAGCGCTGTGCAAGCCGCCGCAGACTCCACTGAGCAGGCCGCAGCCGTCCTCACCCCTCCCGACGAAGACATGGAAGCTCTCGAAGTCGACGACTGCGCCGAAGAAGACATGGAAGCCTCAGGTCGCAAGAGGAAGCGGCGGATCCTCTTCAGCAAAGCGCAGACGTACGAGCTGGAGCGACGGTTCCGCCAGCAGCGCTACCTGTCGGCGCCGGAGCGGGAGCACCTGGCCTCCCTCCTGGACCTCACTCCCACCCAGATCAAAATCTGGTTCCAGAACCACCGATATAAGACGAAGAAGATGATCCGCGAGCGAGGGCTGGAAGGCCCGCTGCCGCCGCTTGGTTCCAGTTTGGGATCGTTCTCGCAGTCTCTGCGGTGTCTGGCGCCCATGGCGGCGCTCACCCGCACAGacaacaccatcacctctccagCACACAGACTTCCAGACTACCTCCTTCCAGGCGACAGAATCCCGGGCCTGGAATGTCACGCCCCTCCGCTCCTGCCTCTAGGACTCCACCATGCGCAGTTTCCTGGATTATTGCCTTTTCTACCCGTCTGTCCCTTCCCTCCGCCATCCCTGCCCACATCCTCTCTCCTAGCCCAGGCCACTAACCCCTTGCGGGCCTCCCTGACATCCCTGGCGTCCCTGACCTCACCTACGACCTCCCTGACATCCTCCACCTCACCATTCGTGCCTCCGACGTCCGTCGCAGAGGCCACGACGCTCTCCTCCGCCTCCAGAAGCGCGGCGGAGGCGACGCAAGAACTGACCAGAGTGTTGTCGCTGGCACGACCGACCTCCCTGAGGGCGGAGGGCGTCTGCTGGTGA